Below is a genomic region from Deltaproteobacteria bacterium.
CCTGCGAGAATGCGGGTACGATCTGACCGACACCTCTGTTGATGAAGCTCTGGCCAAAAAACTTCTTCTTCGAGGATACATTCTCAAAACGGATATTCATCCATTCGTCACAGGTGCCCAGTTTGACGATGTGTGGAACAAGCGGATTGAAATTTCATTCTTTGGAGAAAGAGTTCCCTTTGTTTCACTGGACGATTTGATTTCAATGAAGAAAGCCGCCGGAAGGGAACGAGATCTGATTGACCTTAAACAC
It encodes:
- a CDS encoding nucleotidyltransferase, which produces MLNDHKVRFVVIGGVAVIAHGYTRTTEDIDIFIEPNRENVEKTFAALRECGYDLTDTSVDEALAKKLLLRGYILKTDIHPFVTGAQFDDVWNKRIEISFFGERVPFVSLDDLISMKKAAGRERDLIDLKHLQEIKRQTHQK